In the Natronolimnobius baerhuensis genome, one interval contains:
- a CDS encoding protein sorting system archaetidylserine decarboxylase, with translation MDFAPGAWKYAWLPLLAAPFALVISATAAALSLAVGLGVLAFFRDPERRAPPTGVVSPADGTVSVLRKEGERVRLGVFMNVWHVHVVRAPFGGHVTDVEHVSGAHKPAFSKDSDRNERVHVSLETDSDHLPDDGDREQGADGPNTDTATVTLIAGAFARRIFPYTEPDDDLERGERLGHIAFGSRVDVLFPPTVEIDDIAVSTGDSVTAGETVVLESDDGFDEHVFDVDLDPADDDDETAGTGTSSSGT, from the coding sequence TTCGCACCGGGAGCCTGGAAGTACGCCTGGCTTCCTCTGTTGGCCGCACCGTTCGCGCTCGTGATCAGCGCGACGGCGGCCGCGCTTTCGCTCGCCGTTGGGCTCGGCGTCCTCGCGTTTTTCCGTGATCCCGAGCGTCGAGCGCCGCCGACCGGCGTCGTCTCACCGGCTGACGGCACCGTCTCCGTCCTGCGCAAAGAGGGCGAGCGCGTCCGTCTCGGCGTCTTCATGAACGTCTGGCACGTCCACGTCGTCCGCGCCCCATTCGGTGGGCACGTCACCGACGTTGAGCACGTCTCCGGCGCGCACAAACCTGCGTTCTCGAAGGATTCGGATCGAAACGAACGCGTCCACGTCTCCCTCGAGACGGACTCGGATCACCTCCCTGACGACGGCGACCGCGAGCAGGGCGCAGACGGACCCAACACCGACACCGCCACCGTCACCCTCATCGCCGGCGCGTTCGCCCGCCGCATTTTCCCCTACACCGAACCCGACGACGACCTCGAGCGCGGCGAGCGCCTGGGTCACATCGCCTTTGGCAGCCGCGTCGACGTGCTCTTTCCGCCAACCGTCGAAATCGACGACATCGCCGTCTCGACTGGCGACTCGGTAACCGCCGGCGAAACCGTCGTCCTCGAGTCCGATGACGGCTTCGACGAGCACGTATTCGACGTGGATCTTGACCCGGCTGACGACGATGATGAGACGGCGGGGACCGGGACGTCCTCGAGTGGGACCTGA